The Pelodiscus sinensis isolate JC-2024 chromosome 32, ASM4963464v1, whole genome shotgun sequence genomic sequence CCCCTGCCTCGAGATTCGTACAAAAGTTGCTTATACAAAGTTCTCTGTTCATGTGCACAGGCGCTCTCCAGCCAAAGCGAGGAATGtggtaaactgtgcactttcccctcgctccttaACAGGGAGGAAATGGAACAGCCAGAAATGTCCCTGTACGaattgagggtgggggggcagagagtagCATTAGCCCTCCCCCTTCCGAAAGGGCGCCTGGAAGCCGGCggctcagggctagggctagGGCAGTCCCGGATGGAGAGAAGgggctcccccagccagcccctttcatctgcctcgtgattctgtctcttttccgtGTGGttctctgagaagcaatcccattccaggcccaTCCCATTGTCCGGTCACAagcaaaccttgaccttgctttaagttgtgaaaCAGGGAAGCTCTATACCAAACTTGATGGCACTAGCCCTTATCATGCtatgaggagttcttgaacaaacacacagAAAGACTCTGTAAAATATATATTCGATTGTATTAAGTATAGGATTAGATAGTAACATTAAAATTAAACCCCCTTGCGTCTGAGGTTTCTTTATATGCGTATTACATTGAAACGACTGTATCCTTTGTATGTATTAAATAGCGCATGCAGACCGTGTCTCTTATTTTGTTGCGTTGCTTTATCATGCAACTCTGAAAAGTAATTATAGTGTGGTTTATTCAATTCTATACCGCTTTTCTTGCTTCATTAAACCCACTGAAACGTCTATTTCTATTAAGTAATTCTGCCGGTTTGCGGAGCCCTTTAGCAGTGAAAGTGCCTTGCCCTGTAATACCCTTAATCGGTATTTCCCAAGTTATCAAAACAGAACACATAcgctcatcttagaaaagaggagactaagggaggataggatagaggtctataaagtcacgacaggtatggagaaaacaaataaagaaaagttattgacatgttcccataaaataagaactagaggtaaccagattttaaaaaacaaaaagaagtattttttatcagtgcagtcaacctgtggaactccttgccacaggatgttgtaaagactaggactttaacagggttcaaaaaagaactggataaattcaggtccatcaatggctattagccaggatgggtaggaatttctctggaggtggtaacagggaagggatcacatgatgattccctgttgtgttccctccctctggagcatctgacattggccactatcagcagacaggacactgggctggatggacctttggtctcacccaatatggccgttcctatgttcttaagcATAAAATGCCCACCACTCCCAATAAGGCCAACAAGGTTTTCCTACTGACCAACCAGAATCAGGGTGTCTGGTGTTCTTGCGCAATATAGTTGGCAGCGTACTGAGGTCTGGCAGTTCTCATCTTGGGCTTTGCCCTGGAACGAGGTtccaaagaacttccttttccACCCCAATTTACACAGTTAAACTGGAGCCCCGCTTAGCTGCACCATAATCTTTTTAACACAACAGTATTTCTGAATGAAACCTACCCCATTATGAAATTAATTATGTAACCAGTTATACCTCACCACTCTTGTTGACCGAACACTTGCAAAATTAGTTACGCAACAGGCAGAAACAACCCAAGAATCAAAGATAATCCAGATAAATAATAGAAAAGTAGGAACCATAAATCACAACAGTTGATAAGTAACTTCTCTCAAACTTTCAGCATCTTAAGATCCGCTTCTTTATCTGGCGGCGGTGGGCATTATTAGCTCATGACTGCCAGATATTACATTGCTTTGATGTAATTTCGACTTTGCAGCAGGGgatctcaaactcaatttaccttagggccagtcctcaaatcctcccaGCGGTCCAATAATGTCACTGAAGATGGTGTtcggagggaaaaaaaaagtgtattgtattttttatttcaaatttcttagaatgaaaaaaaaccccaaacccttgtCATACAAATTTATACAACCCTTCGCCTGCCGTAGAGGCTTCAGCGTTTGCCAGACACTCGGAAACACTTCAGTTCTGTCAGTCTGAGGATGTTTGGCCTCAGGGACTGAACAGTTGAAACCTTCATGGTGGCCGCCAGGTGTGCATCGGAGAGCTGAGTTCGGTGTTTTAATCTGTTCATTGCAGAAAAAAGAGTCTCATAAATGTAAGTGCTGCCAAACAAAGACATGATTTTTCTGAAGGCTTTGCAAAGATTTGGGAATGACGGTGGCAGCTGTTTGAAGAACTCTATGACATCCTCTGTTTCTCTGAATTTAGTCTTTAAAGAGGAATTGCACTGCATATCAATGAGCTCCATTTGTAAATCACACGGCACGGTTTCCACGTCGACCGAAAATGGGTTTGCAAACATATCGAAGCTTTCCTTGTGCATTTTGAAGCCTGCAAGCCGCTGATCAAATTCTTGCAGAAGCAGGTCAAGCTTATTAGCATATACAGGACCACTGAACGATGTTTCAGGGCCAAGCTCTTCCACAAGTGACTTGCACGTTGGGAAATGAGTGAGATTCCCATGAGAAATCTGATTTTTCCACAATTTTAGCTTTGTTGTGAATGCTCTCACATTGTCATACACTGCTGTCACCAGGTGATCGGAGTCTTGCAGCTTCAAATTTAGGATATTCAGCTCCTGTGTGACATCAACAAGGAAAGCAAGATCCGTCATCCATCTAGGGTCTTCAAATTCTGGTACAGGCACTTTAATCTCTTCCATGAACCTTTTCACCTCTGTTTTCAATTCAAAGAATCTCTTTAAAGCAGAACCCCTGCTCAGCCAGTACACCTCAGTGAAGTAGAGCATGTCGCCGTATTTAGATTCGATTTCCTCTAAGAAAGCACGCAGTTGTCTGCGCTGTAAGCCCCTCGAGCGAATGAAATTCATGCATTTCACAACCACCGACAAGACGTTGTCAAATTTCAAAGACTTACTGCACACTGTTTGCTGGTGAATGATGCAATGTAACACTACTGGTTGCTCAGCGTTTTCCTCAGTCATCTTTCTTTGCACTAGCGGTACCAATCCGTTTTGTGGATCGACCATTACTGGGGCTCCATCAGTGGTTAAGCCCGCTAACAAGTGCCACGGGAGACCATGTTGTTCCAGTGCTTCTGTGAGGCAGTGAAAAATTTTATTGGCAGTTGTTCTACCACGCACTGTTGCCAAGCTGAGTAATTCTTCGGTTACAGCAAAGTTTTCATCAACGCCTCGCACAAATATCGCAAGCTGCGGACTGTCAATCAAACTGGTACTATCGACTGCGATTGAATAGGCACAGAAAGTTGTGCTTTTTTCGATGAGCTGCCCATCGATGTCTTTAGAGAGCTCAAGAATACGCTCTGCTATTGCATTTGGAGATAGGCTGATATTGCTGAAAACATCTCTCCTATCGGGACAGACAAACTCACTGACTTTAACAATACACTGTTTAATGAATTCACCATCAGTGAATGGCTTCCCACACTTCGCAATCATTTCACTCACGGCATAACTTGCCAAAACCACTGACTCTTTTCTCACTTTCTgaaaaagctgctgctgcttcactaCTTCTCTTTTCAGTTGTAAgaccatcctctctctctcttctccctgaaATTTATCATAGAGCTGTGCATGTTTCGTTGTGTAATGTCGCTTAATATTGTACTCTTTTAAAACGGAAACTCTGTGTTGGCAGATCAAGCATGAAGCACTCTGTTTGCACCCGATGACAAAATAATCCACAGTCCATTTATCTTGGAATCGGCGACGTTCGTCGTCAACTTTCCTTTTTTTAGGTGGAGACGTCTCTTTGTATGGCTGTTTATAAGCAACCCCCGAAGGGACCATCTGAAAGAAATTTGAAGGAAAACAATTGTTAGCCTCCACTTTCCCCACATTGGTTTATTTTGTGTATTTGATGGCGTTTTGTGTTCTGTCgtttctcctctgtctcctgctcagTTGGGCCAATTGCTAGTGGGAGGGTTTTTCACACAGAAACAGGGAAAGAATGCAAGTAGGAAACAGTGGGAGAGCTGTGGAACTGGAAGAGACAGCACTGAAAGCTTAATCTTAAAATTAACTTGCATGAGTCATTGGAGAGGGGTTGTACTAATGTTTTCACTCTCTCCTCCTGGGCTGGCTATTACAAAacaaagtagggctgtcaattgacattCATTAATGCTTGCGATTAACACAGGGCAGGATTAACGCGTTAATTTTTTAAACGCATTAATCGtaggcattaatgctgcactgcctctttgaagtgccgctccagcTGACCTCGGACTCCACTGCCCCTTTTAAACATGCGGAGGCAGCTGTGCGTcgactgcccctttgaaacgccaccccggcgtttcaaaggggcagctaccatggagcccaggtcagctggggactgcccagaTGATCTCGGGTTAAGGGGAAGTGCCGCGTGGAATGCCTTGCGCTGTCCCTTGGAAACGCCGCCCCGGCGctgcaaaggggcagcgctgcatggagcctggggtcagctggggactccagctcaTCCCGGGATCCACGCagcgctgccccattgaaacgccaccgcagcatttcaaaggggaggcgcacgcgattaatcacgtgattaatcatgattcattttttttaatcgcttgagaGCCCGAACACAAGCAATTTATGTTGCGAGAGAGTATGGGACAGTAGTTGTGAATCTGGTGTGATTGTTTCCCATTGCCTTGTGCAGTCAGGCTGGGTGAGCTCACGTCTTAGTGTCCGAGCATCCAAGTAACAGAAAATGACGTTTTAACACTACAAGCGTTTCTTAAACCAACAGCAGGAGAAACGGTCAAGGCCTCTCGTCCCTGAACCCTGCTAACAGCCTACCCTCGCACAGGGATCCCCCGCACCCTTCTGGGGTAAACGAAAGGAAACTTACCGGCCAGGGTAACCGAGAGTGAAACTCACCAGATCAAGGTAAATGAAATGAAATTGACTGGCCCCCTACCCCGCTGCAGAGGTGGGTCAGCTCAGCCAACGTGCTTTGTGTCCGGCGGAGGCAGCCAGCACGGCTTCCCGGACTGAGCAGCACCCTCTATGGCTGGAAGTATGTGAGTGTTGGGGGTCTAGATGCTGCTGGTGGCTGGGTGAGTTCTCGCGTGGCTGACCTCAGTCGGCAGCTGTGCAGGCCTCAatgaaaaacttgaaaaaaacaaaaaattcgcAGACCGTACTGGGAATGTTCTTGGGCTGCGGATGGACTTCGGGACCGTGCCTTAGACTCAATTTGCAAACCCCAGCATGCAAGGGAGGGAGCTGCCTAAGCTAGCTAATGGGAGGTGCTGACAAGAGGTGtcctaagccccaccccttcagggAGACAAACACCTAACTCCAGGCTGTAGGTGAGACAGTCGTCTCTGCCAGCGATCCCCCACCAGAAACCCGTCTCTTGGACACCCAAGTCATTTCTTGGGGGAAATGAGCTATGCACAGAACAGCCAGAGAAGGAGTCACCTGCTTTAAAATGTTTAGCCCCAAAGTAGGAGCGCTCACCTGGCATGTGAGAAATGCAGGTTCAATTCCCCGGTCTGCCTGATGTTGGGAAAGGAGACCCTTGAttccagcggttcccaaccttttccagatggggacccattttgacaagtcaggaagacttggtgacccaaggaaattcaaaaacagggggaggagggaggatagAGCCACCTAGGAacacacttggcaacccttttgaaatgtaatggcaacccatatttgggtcccgacccaaaggttgggaaaccctgctctattCCAACCTTACCTCCCAGGAGAGGGCTTCAACCATTATCTACAGGAAAGTCTCAAGAAAAAACTATTAATTCCCtggaattttaaaattaaatttttccCGCTGCGATTTCATTCTCctgattatttagaaataaataacaTGCCAAATACCTCATATTCCTGCGCAGCATCCTCCACAGGCATGAACATGTCCGATCTGTGCCCCAGGGTTTCGTCACAAATCACAGAGATCACCTCCCCATTTCCTTCGCAGAACAGTTTTCGTTTGTTCTCCTCCGCCGCCACACTACACATTGTCTGTTCTTTCTGGTCCTCCAGTTTTATTTCTAATTGCGGGATTGTTTCCACCATGCCGGCAGGCAGcctgctgaactggaatttctCGGTCTTCCATTTGTTCCTGCACTGTGGGCAGAAAACGTCCTCTTCTTCGGTTTCCAATTTTGCATAGTACGCCGGGATGCAAAATCGGCAGAAGCTTTGCTCAGAGTCCATGCTCACCGGATCACTGAAATAATCCAGACAGATGGGACAACGCGACGCTCCTTCTGGTAGCTTTCTCGGAGGATGGGCAGAGGCTATGGCGGTAGTTAAGAGTTTCAGTGATCAGCTTCACGTAAGGAGTTGTACTCTAACTGAAAATCAGATGACATTGTAATAGTGAGGTTTATAAACCATTGGCAACACCTTACTAAAAGAAAGGGCAGCGTTTCCCACCTCATCTTTGCCTTTCTAAAACCTCGGCTGTACACTGAAAGAAATGAAACCAtctagatcagcggttcccaaccgttTCCAGATGAggatccattttgacaattcaggaagacttggtgacccaaggcaattcaaaaatggggggaggagggagggcagaaccacctggggagacacttggtgacccttttgaaatgtaatggcgacccatatttgggtcccgacccctaAGTtaggaaaccctgatctagattgAATCCCCTGCATACcgcagaccagagaatttcacccagCAATTCCTGCATCCCACCGATAATCTGTGGTAGTGGTAAAGCAGATCTTTtaggtatgtttacacagcagcattatttcggaataactgatgttactcCGAAATAACATTGTGCGCGTCGACACAgtaagccgttatttcgaaatcatgtcgggctggaggacatcttactccgactcctgcaaccctcatttcacagaggagtaagggaagtcggaaggagagcgctcttccttcgacttcctgccatgtagacaatgccaaaagccaagttaagctatttcgacttcagctacgcaactgacatagctgaaattgtgtcGCGTCCTTCAATCTTtgcccagc encodes the following:
- the LOC102448206 gene encoding general transcription factor II-I repeat domain-containing protein 2-like isoform X1 produces the protein MDSEQSFCRFCIPAYYAKLETEEEDVFCPQCRNKWKTEKFQFSRLPAGMVETIPQLEIKLEDQKEQTMCSVAAEENKRKLFCEGNGEVISVICDETLGHRSDMFMPVEDAAQEYEMVPSGVAYKQPYKETSPPKKRKVDDERRRFQDKWTVDYFVIGCKQSASCLICQHRVSVLKEYNIKRHYTTKHAQLYDKFQGEERERMVLQLKREVVKQQQLFQKVRKESVVLASYAVSEMIAKCGKPFTDGEFIKQCIVKVSEFVCPDRRDVFSNISLSPNAIAERILELSKDIDGQLIEKSTTFCAYSIAVDSTSLIDSPQLAIFVRGVDENFAVTEELLSLATVRGRTTANKIFHCLTEALEQHGLPWHLLAGLTTDGAPVMVDPQNGLVPLVQRKMTEENAEQPVVLHCIIHQQTVCSKSLKFDNVLSVVVKCMNFIRSRGLQRRQLRAFLEEIESKYGDMLYFTEVYWLSRGSALKRFFELKTEVKRFMEEIKVPVPEFEDPRWMTDLAFLVDVTQELNILNLKLQDSDHLVTAVYDNVRAFTTKLKLWKNQISHGNLTHFPTCKSLVEELGPETSFSGPVYANKLDLLLQEFDQRLAGFKMHKESFDMFANPFSVDVETVPCDLQMELIDMQCNSSLKTKFRETEDVIEFFKQLPPSFPNLCKAFRKIMSLFGSTYIYETLFSAMNRLKHRTQLSDAHLAATMKVSTVQSLRPNILRLTELKCFRVSGKR
- the LOC102448206 gene encoding general transcription factor II-I repeat domain-containing protein 2-like isoform X2; its protein translation is MVPSGVAYKQPYKETSPPKKRKVDDERRRFQDKWTVDYFVIGCKQSASCLICQHRVSVLKEYNIKRHYTTKHAQLYDKFQGEERERMVLQLKREVVKQQQLFQKVRKESVVLASYAVSEMIAKCGKPFTDGEFIKQCIVKVSEFVCPDRRDVFSNISLSPNAIAERILELSKDIDGQLIEKSTTFCAYSIAVDSTSLIDSPQLAIFVRGVDENFAVTEELLSLATVRGRTTANKIFHCLTEALEQHGLPWHLLAGLTTDGAPVMVDPQNGLVPLVQRKMTEENAEQPVVLHCIIHQQTVCSKSLKFDNVLSVVVKCMNFIRSRGLQRRQLRAFLEEIESKYGDMLYFTEVYWLSRGSALKRFFELKTEVKRFMEEIKVPVPEFEDPRWMTDLAFLVDVTQELNILNLKLQDSDHLVTAVYDNVRAFTTKLKLWKNQISHGNLTHFPTCKSLVEELGPETSFSGPVYANKLDLLLQEFDQRLAGFKMHKESFDMFANPFSVDVETVPCDLQMELIDMQCNSSLKTKFRETEDVIEFFKQLPPSFPNLCKAFRKIMSLFGSTYIYETLFSAMNRLKHRTQLSDAHLAATMKVSTVQSLRPNILRLTELKCFRVSGKR